The following proteins come from a genomic window of Aggregicoccus sp. 17bor-14:
- the udk gene encoding uridine kinase, with protein sequence MSSPLVVGIAGGTASGKTTVARKVREALQGCRVAFIDQDSYYRDLTGLPLAERREVNFDHPDAFDTELLVQHLRELKAGRGVDKPVYDFKTSTREQRTTRVEPGDVILIEGILVLHMQPVREELAVRIYVDAEDDVRIIRRLSRDINERGRDFDHVVAQYLRHVRPMHMGFVEPSKHYADIIVPHGGDNTIAIEMLVGAIRSRLGAR encoded by the coding sequence ATGTCGTCACCACTCGTCGTTGGAATCGCCGGCGGTACCGCCTCGGGGAAGACCACCGTGGCGCGCAAGGTGCGCGAGGCGCTGCAGGGCTGCCGCGTGGCCTTCATCGACCAGGACTCGTACTACCGGGACCTCACCGGCCTGCCGCTCGCCGAGCGGCGCGAGGTGAACTTCGATCACCCGGACGCCTTCGACACGGAGCTGCTGGTGCAGCACCTGCGCGAGCTGAAGGCGGGCCGCGGCGTGGACAAGCCGGTCTACGACTTCAAGACGAGCACCCGCGAGCAGCGCACCACGCGCGTGGAGCCGGGGGACGTCATCCTCATCGAGGGCATCCTCGTGCTGCACATGCAGCCGGTGCGCGAGGAGCTCGCGGTGCGCATCTACGTGGACGCCGAGGACGACGTGCGGATCATCCGCCGCCTCAGCCGCGACATCAACGAGCGCGGCCGCGACTTCGACCACGTGGTCGCCCAGTACCTGCGCCACGTGCGCCCCATGCACATGGGCTTCGTCGAGCCGAGCAAGCACTACGCGGACATCATCGTCCCGCACGGCGGCGACAACACCATCGCCATCGAGATGCTGGTGGGCGCCATCCGCAGCCGCCTCGGCGCGAGGTAG
- a CDS encoding HEAT repeat domain-containing protein has product MKPLHLLVPVLLALCLGACRERPARFPVAQVQLTGATLVDNSLLGLGREQVQHQLLEVLERTERFELPDAKRALHTSPPWKLTLEVPFTREAQRESSPGTYAEVGASLVLEQSGSDGAPRYEVVGLGEMPVSSQAGPDARREALRAALASALVQVAEAAVLQLSAVERPNDALVKDLQAGDPRVREFALRVLADRRQPQAAPLLIERLQDGDPLAVRRAIGALVEMRTPEAVSALIELSRGKDLGFQQEILFALGEIGGDEAEAYLYTVSQGHDQASVRAAARDALDSLHTARKLHSGARGEGRAAQRNPPR; this is encoded by the coding sequence ATGAAGCCGCTCCACCTGCTCGTCCCCGTCCTGCTCGCGCTCTGTCTCGGCGCCTGCCGGGAGCGGCCCGCCCGCTTCCCGGTGGCCCAGGTGCAGCTGACCGGGGCCACGCTGGTGGACAACTCCCTGCTCGGCCTGGGGCGCGAGCAGGTGCAGCACCAGCTGCTGGAGGTGCTCGAGCGCACCGAGCGCTTCGAGCTGCCGGATGCGAAGCGCGCCCTGCACACCTCCCCGCCGTGGAAGCTCACGCTGGAGGTGCCCTTCACGCGCGAGGCACAGCGCGAGAGCAGCCCGGGCACCTACGCCGAGGTGGGCGCCTCGCTGGTGCTCGAGCAGAGCGGCTCGGACGGCGCCCCCCGCTACGAGGTGGTGGGGCTGGGCGAGATGCCCGTCTCGAGCCAGGCCGGCCCGGATGCGCGCCGCGAGGCGCTGCGCGCGGCGCTCGCCAGCGCCCTGGTGCAGGTGGCCGAGGCCGCGGTGCTGCAGCTCAGCGCGGTGGAGCGTCCCAACGATGCGCTGGTGAAGGACCTGCAGGCCGGAGATCCCCGGGTGCGCGAGTTCGCGCTGCGCGTGCTCGCGGATCGCCGCCAGCCGCAGGCGGCCCCGCTGCTCATCGAGCGCCTGCAGGACGGGGATCCGCTCGCCGTGCGCCGCGCCATCGGCGCGCTCGTGGAGATGCGCACCCCGGAGGCGGTGAGCGCGCTCATCGAGCTGTCGCGCGGCAAGGACCTCGGCTTCCAGCAGGAGATCCTCTTCGCGCTCGGGGAGATCGGCGGCGACGAGGCCGAGGCCTACCTGTACACCGTCTCCCAGGGGCACGATCAGGCCTCCGTGCGGGCCGCCGCGCGCGACGCCCTGGACAGCCTGCACACCGCCCGGAAGCTCCACTCCGGCGCGCGCGGCGAGGGCCGCGCCGCCCAGCGAAACCCCCCTCGATGA
- a CDS encoding biotin--[acetyl-CoA-carboxylase] ligase, with protein sequence MAPEILEQTQEELILGFLSESGEDFTSGEALSNKLGLSRTAVWKHVESLRTKGYRIEALPARGYRLLAIPDRLTELEISPLLDTHDLGRTLHAHETLPSTNVEAFRLATEGAAHGEVVVADQQTAGKGRRGRVWVSPPGLNLYFSAILRPELPPQRAPELTLVAAVALAETLQQTGVAARIKWPNDVQIDGRKVAGILTELSAEPERVHFVVLGVGVNLNARPDDFPEDVQSLATSVAEARGGERVPRAAFAAALWTRLEEWLDLHAEEGFGIVRRRWKELSSTLGQEVLVRTAQKELRGVAEDVDEVGALLVRTPEGALERVLAGDVEQLRPRLVR encoded by the coding sequence ATGGCCCCTGAGATTCTCGAGCAGACGCAGGAAGAGCTCATCCTCGGCTTCCTGTCGGAGAGCGGAGAGGACTTCACGTCGGGCGAGGCCCTCTCGAACAAGCTCGGCCTCTCGCGCACGGCCGTCTGGAAGCACGTGGAGAGCCTGCGCACGAAGGGCTACCGCATCGAGGCCCTTCCCGCGCGCGGCTACCGGCTGCTCGCCATCCCGGACCGGCTCACCGAGCTGGAGATCTCTCCGCTCCTGGACACCCACGACCTCGGGCGCACGCTGCACGCGCACGAGACCTTGCCCTCCACGAACGTGGAGGCCTTCCGGCTCGCGACCGAAGGGGCGGCGCACGGCGAGGTGGTGGTGGCGGACCAGCAGACGGCCGGCAAGGGCCGCCGCGGCCGGGTGTGGGTCTCGCCCCCGGGCCTCAACCTCTACTTCTCCGCCATCCTGCGCCCGGAGCTCCCGCCGCAGCGCGCCCCGGAGCTCACCCTCGTCGCCGCGGTCGCGCTCGCCGAGACGCTGCAGCAGACGGGCGTGGCGGCGCGCATCAAGTGGCCCAACGACGTGCAGATCGACGGGCGCAAGGTGGCAGGCATCCTCACCGAGCTCTCCGCGGAGCCCGAGCGGGTGCACTTCGTGGTGCTCGGGGTGGGGGTGAACCTCAACGCTCGCCCGGACGACTTCCCCGAGGACGTGCAGTCGCTCGCCACCTCCGTGGCCGAGGCCCGGGGCGGGGAGCGGGTGCCGCGCGCGGCCTTCGCCGCGGCCCTCTGGACCCGGCTGGAGGAGTGGCTGGACCTGCACGCCGAGGAGGGCTTCGGCATCGTCCGCCGGCGCTGGAAGGAGCTGTCCTCCACGCTGGGCCAGGAGGTGCTGGTGCGCACCGCGCAGAAGGAGCTGCGCGGGGTGGCCGAGGACGTGGACGAGGTGGGTGCGCTCCTGGTGCGCACCCCCGAGGGCGCCCTGGAGCGGGTGCTCGCCGGGGACGTGGAGCAGCTGCGCCCCAGGCTCGTACGCTAG
- a CDS encoding HTH domain-containing protein, giving the protein MTFYEAALRILESEGRPLHFLEITEKSIAQNLLSHVGKTPEQTMLSRLAAMARRTRERKVVVTAKDTFALVEWSLPEDAEALAQTGVVEPNPEESMPPMRPEERHPEPRNENARSAGRGSERKRRRDEEEEGRGGKRRRFPPLPEVAFEVLSEADEPLRAEELLERARSRELAAEDLAVEALLTALLEDNQRRIDAGRRPQFSFSGETRQLALERGGGAEGANAQELQAAFAAALGIPLEAGRPVLGKPAPAAAAAEAATDPALALAARTALKDARRAVARALRRRLAELEVGTFEKSVVKMMHALGFRELKVAKRSKEGPLLTARKREGSVELRYAVRMVKGAPAIDRKAVQELRRDLSHYSAQVGLLACAGDVRGDAKSEAQASGALVMLWCGDALGEKFLEAETAVTVTRVELFDIDERFFDAAKVEAEEAQKRREERQKERQAREDGGAEAPPRREAAEREEDEEVSAAAPSARPERAPRPAPAPAAEAAAPAAAGSGSDEEEGEEGDEEGDDEQEGAGGARAEGAEGAPGERKRRRRRRRGRRGRGNRPEGTAEAGAAPASDAAAATPPGEAGAAPAPEAAAAAPTEPAAPEAPAPAEGGAPPQDAAASVTEVPAPPAAAGDELAPAQAAAPGEGEEARPVPGVPPPAAPEGGGEDR; this is encoded by the coding sequence ATGACATTTTACGAGGCCGCGCTCCGGATCCTGGAGAGCGAGGGTCGTCCCCTGCACTTTCTGGAAATCACCGAGAAGTCCATCGCGCAGAACCTGCTGAGCCACGTGGGCAAGACGCCCGAGCAGACCATGCTCTCCCGGCTCGCCGCGATGGCCCGGCGGACCCGCGAGCGCAAGGTGGTGGTGACCGCAAAGGACACGTTCGCGCTGGTGGAGTGGTCGCTTCCGGAGGATGCGGAGGCGCTCGCGCAGACGGGGGTGGTGGAGCCCAATCCGGAAGAGTCCATGCCGCCGATGCGGCCCGAGGAGCGTCACCCCGAGCCGCGCAACGAGAACGCGCGCAGCGCGGGCCGCGGCTCGGAGCGCAAGCGGCGCCGTGACGAGGAGGAGGAGGGTCGGGGCGGCAAGCGCCGGCGCTTCCCGCCGCTTCCCGAGGTGGCGTTCGAGGTGCTCAGCGAGGCCGACGAGCCGCTGCGCGCCGAGGAGCTGCTCGAGCGCGCCCGCAGCCGCGAGCTCGCCGCCGAGGACCTGGCGGTCGAGGCGCTGCTCACCGCGCTGCTCGAGGACAACCAGCGCCGCATCGACGCCGGTCGCCGCCCGCAGTTCTCCTTCTCCGGCGAGACGCGCCAGCTGGCGCTCGAGCGGGGCGGGGGGGCCGAGGGCGCCAACGCGCAGGAGCTGCAGGCCGCCTTCGCCGCCGCGCTGGGCATCCCGCTGGAGGCGGGCCGCCCGGTGCTGGGCAAGCCCGCGCCCGCGGCCGCCGCAGCGGAGGCCGCGACGGATCCCGCGCTCGCGCTCGCCGCGCGCACCGCGCTCAAGGACGCGCGCCGCGCCGTCGCACGCGCGCTGCGCCGCCGCCTCGCAGAGCTCGAGGTGGGCACCTTCGAGAAGTCCGTGGTGAAGATGATGCACGCCCTGGGCTTCCGCGAGCTCAAGGTGGCCAAGCGCTCCAAGGAGGGGCCGCTGCTCACCGCGCGCAAGCGCGAGGGCAGCGTGGAGCTGCGCTACGCCGTGCGCATGGTGAAGGGCGCGCCCGCCATCGACCGCAAGGCGGTGCAGGAGCTGCGGCGCGACCTGAGCCACTACTCCGCCCAGGTGGGTCTGCTCGCGTGCGCGGGCGACGTGCGCGGCGACGCGAAGAGCGAGGCCCAGGCCTCCGGCGCGCTGGTGATGCTCTGGTGCGGCGACGCACTGGGGGAGAAGTTCCTCGAGGCGGAGACGGCCGTCACGGTCACGCGCGTGGAGCTCTTCGACATCGACGAGCGTTTCTTCGACGCCGCCAAGGTGGAGGCCGAGGAGGCCCAGAAGCGGCGCGAGGAGCGGCAGAAGGAGCGCCAGGCGCGCGAGGACGGGGGCGCCGAGGCGCCGCCGCGCCGCGAGGCCGCCGAGCGCGAGGAGGACGAGGAGGTCTCGGCCGCGGCCCCTTCGGCGCGTCCCGAGCGCGCCCCGCGTCCGGCGCCGGCCCCGGCTGCCGAGGCCGCGGCGCCTGCCGCTGCAGGCTCCGGCTCGGACGAAGAGGAGGGTGAGGAGGGCGACGAGGAGGGCGACGACGAGCAGGAGGGCGCCGGAGGCGCACGCGCCGAGGGTGCGGAGGGCGCTCCGGGTGAGCGCAAGCGCCGCCGCCGCCGCCGCCGCGGGCGCCGCGGGCGGGGCAACCGTCCCGAGGGGACTGCCGAGGCCGGCGCCGCGCCGGCTTCCGACGCAGCCGCCGCGACGCCTCCGGGCGAGGCGGGCGCCGCGCCTGCTCCCGAGGCCGCTGCGGCCGCGCCGACGGAGCCCGCCGCTCCCGAGGCACCGGCTCCGGCCGAGGGCGGCGCGCCGCCCCAGGACGCTGCCGCGAGCGTCACCGAGGTGCCCGCTCCGCCGGCCGCCGCGGGTGACGAGCTCGCTCCCGCGCAGGCGGCCGCACCGGGCGAGGGCGAGGAGGCGCGCCCGGTTCCCGGCGTCCCGCCCCCGGCTGCTCCGGAGGGAGGGGGCGAGGACCGCTGA
- a CDS encoding DUF692 family multinuclear iron-containing protein has translation MPSLPWRGLGLSSNLSERDQPHPYRLLEECPGLFDYVEYSAPLSLDEARREASLFPEMWRSRDQVPVLFHPVHLNLYGPELESAAALAALDAHARAVGSPWVGNDVGWWHAGGQPFPGYLYFTPPLSAAGLADAAAHALHVQAGLSMPLALENPAVFARRGGLHVLDFMAGLHARTGLPLLLDLGHLLSFQLSAGLPAEAGLDGFPLDRVIELHLAGGVVTRRGSAGPHHGLYVDDHTQPVREELFALLERLLPRCSALRAVTFEGDGHPPEVAALTLRRLRGLLPAGARADLSWETPVASAPQPGAAFQTRPWELFEEGYSTRPPASAEDVSGARAEQDFRLAVVAEALDRDWPLTRLLLAGDRAGLAAFTGSRDFRELFEGLGRSLGHAFASYARRTLRARPDEGASAALAFETFLPQAFARPVVPPAAGELSLAPDVRVGHFPADLTELVFAARSLRRHLTGRAWACEALELSGLEALAQVAARPAPGPWTFAVRRRAGGLEVLTVPSRLGLLLRALAAGPQRPEALEPALAAQVEEGLARGLLRRGVGEGARAGAPLAPGPALG, from the coding sequence ATGCCCTCTCTGCCCTGGCGCGGCCTCGGGCTCAGCAGCAACCTGAGCGAGCGCGATCAACCGCACCCCTACCGCCTGCTCGAGGAGTGCCCCGGCCTCTTCGACTACGTGGAGTACAGCGCGCCGCTCTCGCTCGACGAGGCGCGCAGGGAGGCCTCGCTCTTCCCCGAGATGTGGCGCTCGCGGGACCAGGTGCCGGTGCTCTTCCACCCGGTGCACCTCAACCTCTACGGCCCGGAGCTCGAGAGCGCCGCGGCACTCGCCGCGCTGGACGCGCACGCGCGCGCCGTGGGCAGCCCCTGGGTGGGCAACGACGTGGGCTGGTGGCACGCAGGCGGACAGCCCTTCCCCGGCTATCTCTACTTCACGCCGCCCCTGAGCGCGGCCGGGCTCGCGGACGCTGCCGCCCACGCGCTGCACGTGCAGGCGGGGCTCAGCATGCCGCTCGCGCTGGAGAACCCCGCCGTCTTCGCGCGGCGCGGCGGGCTGCACGTGCTGGACTTCATGGCCGGCCTGCACGCGCGCACGGGGCTGCCGCTGCTGCTGGACCTGGGGCACCTGCTCAGCTTCCAGCTCTCCGCGGGGCTTCCCGCCGAGGCGGGCCTGGACGGCTTCCCCCTCGACAGGGTGATCGAGCTCCACCTCGCGGGTGGCGTGGTCACCCGCCGGGGCAGCGCAGGGCCCCACCACGGCCTCTATGTGGACGATCACACCCAGCCGGTGCGCGAGGAGCTCTTCGCGCTGCTCGAGCGGCTGCTGCCGCGCTGCAGCGCCTTGCGCGCCGTGACCTTCGAGGGGGACGGCCACCCGCCCGAGGTGGCGGCGCTCACGCTGCGCCGCCTGCGCGGGCTGCTGCCCGCAGGAGCGCGCGCCGACCTCTCTTGGGAGACGCCCGTTGCGAGTGCGCCGCAGCCCGGGGCCGCCTTCCAGACGCGGCCCTGGGAGCTGTTCGAGGAGGGCTACAGCACGCGCCCGCCCGCGTCCGCCGAGGACGTCTCCGGTGCGCGCGCCGAGCAGGACTTCCGGCTCGCCGTGGTGGCGGAGGCGCTCGACCGGGACTGGCCGCTCACGCGGCTGCTGCTCGCCGGAGATCGCGCGGGGCTCGCGGCCTTCACCGGCTCGCGCGACTTCCGCGAGCTCTTCGAGGGGCTGGGCCGCTCGCTGGGGCACGCCTTCGCGAGCTACGCGCGCCGGACGCTGCGCGCCCGGCCGGACGAGGGCGCCTCTGCGGCGCTGGCCTTCGAGACCTTCCTGCCCCAGGCCTTCGCCCGCCCGGTGGTGCCTCCGGCCGCAGGTGAGCTCTCGCTCGCCCCGGACGTGCGGGTGGGACACTTCCCGGCGGACCTCACGGAGCTGGTCTTCGCGGCGCGCTCGCTGCGCCGCCACCTCACCGGGCGCGCGTGGGCCTGCGAGGCGCTCGAGCTCAGCGGGCTCGAGGCGCTCGCGCAGGTGGCGGCCCGGCCCGCGCCCGGCCCCTGGACCTTCGCCGTCCGGAGGCGGGCAGGGGGCCTCGAGGTGCTCACCGTGCCCTCGCGCCTCGGCCTGCTCCTGCGCGCGCTCGCGGCGGGTCCGCAGCGACCCGAGGCGCTGGAGCCGGCGCTCGCCGCGCAGGTGGAGGAGGGGCTCGCGCGCGGCTTACTGCGCCGGGGAGTGGGAGAAGGGGCCCGTGCGGGGGCGCCGCTTGCGCCGGGCCCGGCGCTGGGCTAG
- a CDS encoding ABC transporter permease — translation MRAFFDNLRLSLGTFLGNPLRSLLTLLGIVIGVATVIAMMGLIEGFRLKMNRDLSQLGASTFQVTKFPSGFGRFNWAKYAKRPNLTLEDVRAISLAPSVGMVSAVDEEGGQKVTTAARETRPAVTVTGTTPAYLETSGITVESGRFFGETESVDGRSVAVLGVDVADTLFPNMNPLGYEVRIRGRAFTVIGVLQRRGSFMGMVSLDNQVIVPLAPYQMLYGKNHSLDINVQAREPKLLDKAQDEVGVLLRRRRNLAPLAPNDFEVNTNESMTKTFNQLSGVVTAASFGVCLLALVVGGIGILNIMLVSVTERTREIGIRKALGARKGRILGQFATEAVILALVGGVIGVAIGFLGAFLVRWLLRFETVVPTWAVLLSLGMSSGVGLLFGIYPAARAARLDPVDAMRHD, via the coding sequence ATGCGCGCCTTCTTCGACAACCTGCGCCTCTCGCTGGGCACCTTCCTGGGCAACCCGCTGCGCTCGCTGCTCACGCTGCTGGGCATCGTCATCGGGGTGGCCACGGTCATCGCGATGATGGGGCTCATCGAGGGCTTCCGGCTCAAGATGAACCGCGACCTCTCGCAGCTGGGGGCGAGCACCTTCCAGGTGACCAAGTTCCCCAGCGGCTTCGGCCGCTTCAACTGGGCCAAGTACGCGAAGCGCCCCAACCTCACCCTCGAGGACGTGCGCGCCATCTCGCTGGCGCCGTCCGTGGGCATGGTGTCCGCGGTGGACGAGGAGGGGGGCCAGAAGGTGACCACGGCGGCGCGCGAGACGCGGCCCGCCGTCACCGTCACCGGCACCACGCCCGCGTACCTCGAGACCAGCGGCATCACGGTGGAGAGCGGGCGCTTCTTCGGCGAGACGGAGTCCGTGGACGGGCGCAGCGTGGCGGTGCTGGGCGTGGACGTGGCGGACACGCTCTTTCCCAACATGAACCCGCTCGGCTACGAGGTGCGCATCCGCGGCCGCGCCTTCACGGTCATCGGCGTGCTGCAGCGGCGCGGCAGCTTCATGGGCATGGTGAGCCTGGACAACCAGGTCATCGTGCCGCTCGCGCCGTACCAGATGCTCTACGGGAAGAACCACTCGCTGGACATCAACGTCCAGGCGCGCGAGCCGAAGCTGCTGGACAAGGCGCAGGACGAGGTGGGCGTGCTGCTGCGCCGGCGCCGCAACCTCGCGCCGCTCGCGCCCAACGACTTCGAGGTGAACACCAACGAGTCGATGACCAAGACCTTCAACCAGCTGTCCGGCGTGGTCACCGCGGCGAGCTTCGGCGTGTGCCTGCTCGCGCTGGTGGTGGGCGGCATCGGCATCCTCAACATCATGCTGGTGAGCGTGACCGAGCGGACCCGGGAGATCGGCATCCGCAAGGCGCTGGGGGCGCGCAAGGGCCGCATCCTCGGGCAGTTCGCCACCGAGGCCGTCATCCTCGCGCTGGTGGGCGGCGTCATCGGGGTGGCCATCGGCTTCCTCGGCGCCTTCCTCGTCCGCTGGCTGCTGCGCTTCGAGACGGTGGTGCCCACGTGGGCGGTGCTGCTCTCGCTGGGGATGAGCTCGGGCGTCGGCCTGCTCTTCGGCATCTACCCGGCGGCGCGCGCGGCCCGGCTGGATCCCGTGGACGCCATGCGCCACGACTAG
- a CDS encoding type III pantothenate kinase yields MLLVIDVGNTNTVLGVYEGKKLLDNWRVETSARRTYDEYGILLNQLFQLAGIAPKSIDAVAVSSVVPPLQFNLERMSERYFHCRPMFVGPGVKTGMPILYDNPREVGADRIVNAVAAYEKHHGGLIVVDFGTATTFDAVTPRGEYLGGAICPGINIAMEALFQNASKLPRVEFARPPHVVGRNTVHSMQSGLVYGYVGLVDGICARMQAELGFPLKVVATGGLAPLVASESKAISEVDEFLTLEGLRIIYGRNHGS; encoded by the coding sequence ATGCTCCTGGTCATCGACGTCGGCAACACCAACACCGTCCTCGGCGTGTACGAGGGCAAGAAGCTGCTGGACAACTGGCGGGTGGAGACGAGCGCGCGCCGCACGTACGACGAGTACGGCATCCTCCTCAACCAGCTCTTCCAGCTCGCGGGCATCGCGCCGAAGAGCATCGACGCGGTGGCCGTCTCCAGCGTGGTGCCGCCGCTGCAGTTCAACCTCGAGCGCATGAGCGAGCGCTACTTCCACTGCCGGCCCATGTTCGTGGGCCCCGGCGTGAAGACGGGGATGCCCATCCTCTACGACAACCCGCGCGAGGTGGGCGCGGACCGCATCGTCAACGCGGTGGCGGCCTACGAGAAGCACCACGGCGGACTCATCGTGGTGGACTTCGGCACGGCCACCACCTTCGACGCCGTCACGCCGCGCGGCGAGTACCTGGGCGGCGCCATCTGCCCCGGCATCAACATCGCCATGGAGGCGCTGTTCCAGAACGCCTCCAAGCTGCCGCGCGTGGAGTTCGCGCGGCCCCCGCACGTGGTCGGGCGCAACACCGTGCACTCGATGCAGTCCGGCCTCGTCTACGGGTACGTGGGGCTGGTGGACGGCATCTGCGCCCGGATGCAGGCGGAGCTGGGCTTCCCGCTCAAGGTGGTGGCCACCGGCGGCCTCGCCCCGCTCGTGGCGAGCGAGTCCAAGGCCATCAGCGAGGTGGACGAGTTCCTCACGCTCGAGGGCTTGCGCATCATCTACGGGAGGAACCACGGCTCATGA
- a CDS encoding PQQ-binding-like beta-propeller repeat protein, protein MIRIRIGQHWRREPGEPPMDSVGLELDGVNLLPGAVEEPLAEVVPALSAAVAALHGGRAPLAQVSLPEAHLELVLQRDGGEVLLQVAALDRPARRLRPPVRVDLEELAAAVRAGGEALPPEALPAARRRLLEGSLALLRRAPDPAPAEPPAPYTRRVAPPATPGFGLLLEDGADVLRRFGRQGGPALGSLLCEGEVWLELAGRPQAWRSRGAPFLAVLELSRQGSELVRALELGEAEHALEPAGTRPALLLELAEGRAQLGRGGPRVALEGRALAAAMLDLGLAFVLAVTERHPAQAKNPYLVELSERCRDGLSHLRGAVRPPEAEGEARERVVLPRAASRPLRTPGRLKRLRFEKLWEQRGLAGAERGQLLLHPKGPVYSAPELACAFAARDGALLWRREASHGVAAAADGHAVVAEGSRVYGFKGRGAGARWLHAHDGTPLGPSLVRKDGVLVASSEGRAVLGFAELSGRELWRLAPPRTQRVHLSVQAHRALLATDLGYLYGLDLADGQVRFRVRAELPFVAPPVPWGRRFAATLGQGLQGAVLVADAHAGEVAWTALLPFGQPTLPLPRGAHLYVAGQAEGEGALACLGTRGQLLWERGLHLGPGPYALTGLTRSVVVAAPHGGAARFGEDGRMAWRVGASGEPLSRALRPVPARGVVFLPGEQVRAVEPRGGHVLAEVEAGAGLVALEADAQLNLYLLDDAGTLSAYRLATHLAVVAGGDGG, encoded by the coding sequence ATGATCCGCATTCGCATCGGACAGCACTGGCGCCGCGAGCCCGGCGAGCCCCCCATGGACTCGGTGGGTCTCGAGCTGGACGGCGTGAACCTGCTGCCGGGCGCGGTGGAGGAGCCGCTCGCGGAGGTCGTGCCCGCGCTGAGCGCGGCGGTGGCCGCACTGCACGGGGGCCGCGCGCCGCTCGCCCAGGTGTCCCTGCCCGAGGCGCACCTGGAGCTGGTGCTGCAGCGCGACGGGGGCGAGGTGCTCCTGCAGGTGGCGGCGCTGGACCGGCCCGCCCGGAGGCTGCGCCCCCCCGTCCGGGTGGACCTGGAGGAGCTGGCCGCCGCAGTGCGCGCGGGCGGCGAGGCGCTGCCCCCCGAGGCGCTGCCGGCCGCCCGCCGGCGCCTCCTGGAGGGAAGCCTCGCCCTGCTGCGGCGCGCGCCCGACCCCGCGCCCGCGGAGCCCCCGGCGCCCTACACCCGCCGCGTGGCGCCCCCCGCCACGCCCGGCTTCGGGCTGCTCCTGGAGGACGGTGCGGACGTGCTGCGCCGCTTCGGACGGCAGGGGGGCCCGGCGCTGGGGTCGCTGCTGTGTGAGGGCGAGGTGTGGCTGGAGCTCGCGGGGCGGCCGCAGGCCTGGAGGAGCCGCGGCGCGCCCTTCCTCGCGGTGCTGGAGCTCTCGCGCCAGGGCAGCGAGCTGGTGCGGGCGCTGGAGCTGGGCGAGGCCGAGCACGCGCTCGAGCCGGCCGGCACCCGCCCTGCCCTCCTGCTGGAGCTCGCCGAGGGCCGCGCGCAGCTGGGGCGTGGAGGGCCCCGCGTCGCGCTCGAGGGGCGCGCGCTGGCGGCGGCGATGCTCGACCTGGGACTCGCCTTCGTGCTCGCGGTGACCGAGCGCCACCCCGCCCAGGCGAAGAACCCCTACCTCGTCGAGCTCTCGGAGCGCTGCCGCGACGGGCTCTCCCACCTGCGCGGCGCCGTACGCCCGCCCGAGGCCGAGGGCGAGGCGCGCGAGCGCGTGGTGCTGCCGCGCGCGGCGAGCCGCCCACTGCGCACCCCCGGGCGCCTCAAGCGCCTGCGCTTCGAGAAGCTATGGGAGCAGCGGGGCCTCGCCGGCGCCGAGCGCGGGCAGCTGCTCCTGCATCCCAAGGGGCCCGTCTACTCCGCGCCCGAGCTCGCCTGCGCCTTCGCCGCGCGCGACGGGGCACTGCTCTGGCGCCGCGAGGCGAGCCACGGCGTGGCGGCGGCGGCGGACGGCCACGCGGTGGTGGCGGAGGGCTCCCGCGTGTACGGCTTCAAGGGGCGCGGGGCGGGCGCGCGCTGGCTGCACGCCCACGACGGGACGCCCCTGGGCCCCTCTCTCGTCCGCAAGGACGGCGTGCTCGTGGCGAGCAGCGAGGGCCGCGCGGTGCTGGGCTTCGCGGAGCTGAGCGGCCGCGAGCTGTGGCGCCTCGCGCCGCCGCGCACCCAGCGCGTGCACCTGTCCGTGCAGGCGCACCGGGCGCTGCTCGCCACGGACCTGGGCTACCTCTACGGGCTGGACCTCGCCGACGGGCAGGTGCGCTTCCGGGTGCGCGCGGAGCTGCCCTTCGTGGCGCCGCCCGTGCCCTGGGGCCGCCGCTTCGCCGCCACCCTGGGACAGGGGCTGCAGGGAGCGGTGCTGGTCGCAGACGCGCACGCAGGAGAGGTCGCGTGGACGGCGCTGCTGCCCTTCGGCCAGCCCACGCTCCCCCTGCCGCGCGGGGCGCACCTGTACGTCGCGGGGCAGGCGGAGGGCGAGGGCGCGCTCGCGTGCCTCGGCACCCGCGGGCAGCTCTTGTGGGAGCGCGGGCTGCACCTGGGGCCGGGGCCCTACGCTCTCACCGGGCTCACGCGCTCGGTGGTGGTGGCGGCGCCGCACGGGGGCGCGGCGCGCTTCGGTGAGGACGGGCGGATGGCCTGGCGCGTGGGCGCCTCAGGCGAGCCGCTCTCGCGCGCGCTGCGGCCGGTGCCGGCGCGCGGCGTGGTGTTCCTTCCCGGAGAGCAGGTGCGCGCGGTGGAGCCGCGCGGCGGCCACGTGCTCGCCGAGGTGGAGGCGGGGGCGGGCCTCGTCGCGCTCGAGGCCGACGCCCAGCTCAACCTCTACCTGCTCGACGACGCGGGCACCCTGTCCGCCTACCGGCTCGCGACCCACCTCGCGGTGGTGGCCGGCGGCGACGGGGGCTGA